One segment of Theobroma cacao cultivar B97-61/B2 chromosome 9, Criollo_cocoa_genome_V2, whole genome shotgun sequence DNA contains the following:
- the LOC18588625 gene encoding LOW QUALITY PROTEIN: multiprotein-bridging factor 1c (The sequence of the model RefSeq protein was modified relative to this genomic sequence to represent the inferred CDS: inserted 2 bases in 1 codon), translating to MPSRFGGAVTQDWEPVVLHKSKPKAQELRDPKAVNQALRSGAPVQTIKKFDAGSNKKTEGPVLNPRKLDEGTEPAAIDRVSADVRQAIQKARLEKKXQAELAKLINEQPKVVQEYENGKAVPNQAVLAKMERVLGVKLRGKIGK from the exons ATGCCGAGCAGATTTGGTGGAGCCGTGACTCAGGACTGGGAGCCCGTGGTGCTACACAAGTCGAAGCCCAAGGCCCAAGAGCTACGCGATCCGAAGGCAGTGAACCAGGCGCTGAGGTCGGGGGCACCGGTCCAGACTATCAAGAAATTCGATGCTGGTTCGAACAAGAAAACCGAGGGGCCGGTGTTGAACCCGAGGAAGCTTGATGAAGGGACGGAACCGGCGGCTATAGACCGGGTCTCGGCGGACGTTAGGCAGGCGATACAGAAGGCGCGGCTGGAGAAGAA TCAAGCTGAGTTGGCTAAGCTGATAAACGAGCAGCCTAAGGTGGTTCAGGAGTACGAGAATGGGAAGGCGGTGCCGAACCAAGCCGTGCTGGCTAAGATGGAGAGGGTTCTTGGGGTGAAATTGAGGGGGAAGATCGGGAAGTAA
- the LOC18588626 gene encoding DNA mismatch repair protein MSH7 translates to MQRQKSILSFLQKPSPASQDGIGGKVKGQEASQFPSKQQNQNAAAVCGSSLEVTGTDTPPEKVPRKVLPASFAANTGTRDSSSMFSSIMHKFVRVDDKENASQSNRARTNSSNIEELPKVELTAQPTEMAKVLSIETDDDLGPETPVTRPGVSRLKRIQGDLPKFGDKKDSSLLDSGKRVRFLQDSNVGNKNHKDVADIASKFDWLDPSRIKDSNRRRPGDSLYDKKTLYIPPDALKKMSASQKQYWSVKCQYMDVVLFFKVGKFYELYEIDAEIGHKELDWKMTVSGVGKCRQVGISESGIDDAVQKLVARGYKVGRMEQLETSEQAKARGANSVISRKLVQVITPSTIVDGNIGPDAVHLLAIKEGNYGVEKGSTVYGFAFVDCAALKFWVGSISDDSTCAALGALLMQVSPKEVVYESAGLPREAHKALKKYSFTGSTAVQLSPALSVTDFLDASEVRNMIQSNGYFKGSLNSYINALDGVMHPDVALCALGGLVSHLSRLMLDDILRSGEVLPYQVYQGCLRIDGQTLVNLEIFNNSADGGSSGTLYKYLDYCVTSSGKRLLRSWICHPLKDVDSINNRLDVVEELMSHSEKMLLIAQYLRKLPDLERLIGRVKASIQSSASLVLPMIGKKLLKQLVKAFGTLVKGLRIGMDLLKLLQKDADMVSLLSKVFKLPMLSGTNGLDEFLGQFEAAIDSDFPNYQNHDLTDTDAETLSILIELFIEKAAQWSQVIHALNCIDVLRSFAVTASLSFGAMARPLVLPQSKTVTLNQETGGPILEIKGLWHPFALGENGGLPVPNDIFVGEDVNAYHPRALLLTGPNMGGKSTLLRATCLAVILAQLGSYVPCETCVLSLVDIIFTRLGATDRIMTGESTFLVECTETASVLQNATQDSLVLLDELGRGTSTFDGYAIAYAVFRHLVEKVHCRLLFATHYHPLTKEFASHPHVTLQHMACSFKLKSESCSKGEQELVFLYRLTNGPCPESYGLQVAIMAGIPEHVVDAASGAAQVMKRSVGESFRASEQRSEFSTLHEEWLKTLVNVSQVGNRNLDEGDAYDTLFCLWHELKNAYRAFS, encoded by the exons ATGCAGCGCCAAAAATCGATACTCTCGTTCTTGCAAAAACCTTCACCGGCGAGCCAAGACGGCATCGGCGGAAAGGTAAAAGGCCAAGAAGCTTCTCAGTTTCCTTCAAAGCAACAGAACCAAAATGCGGCCGCCGTTTGTGGCTCGTCTTTGGAAGTCACAGGCACCGATACTCCACCAGAGAAGGTGCCACGTAAGGTCTTGCCTGCGAGCTTTGCGGCCAATACCGGGACCAGAGATTCTTCTTCTATGTTTTCTAGTATCATGCACAAGTTTGTGAGGGTTGACGACAAAGAAAATGCAAGTCAGAG TAACCGGGCACGTACCAACTCTTCTAATATAGAAGAATTGCCTAAAGTGGAATTAACTGCTCAACCAACTGAAATGGCCAAAGTTTTAAGTATTGAGACTGATGATGATCTCGGGCCAGAAACACCTGTTACTCGGCCTGGTGTTTCTCGTCTGAAGCGAATTCAAGGTGACTTACCTAAGTTTGGGGATAAGAAGGATAGTTCTTTGTTGGATTCTGGTAAAAGAGTAAGGTTTCTCCAGGACTCTAATGTTGGGAACAAGAATCATAAGGATGTCGCTGATATTGCTAGCAAATTTGATTGGCTTGATCCTTCTCGCATCAAGGATTCTAATAGAAGAAGGCCTGGTGATTCCCTTTATGACAAGAAGACTCTTTATATACCTCCGGATGCTCTCAAGAAAATGTCAGCGTCTCAAAAACAATATTGGAGTGTCAAATGCCAATATATGGATGTTGTTCTCTTCTTTAAAGTG GGGAAATTCTATGAGCTCTATGAAATAGATGCTGAAATTGGCCACAAGGAGCTTGATTGGAAAATGACAGTAAGCGGAGTTGGCAAATGCCGCCAG GTTGGTATATCAGAAAGTGGAATTGATGATGCTGTTCAAAAGCTGGTTGCTCGTGG ATACAAAGTGGGACGTATGGAGCAGTTAGAGACATCTGAGCAAGCAAAAGCTAGGGGTGCAAATTCT gtaatttcaagaaaattagtTCAAGTAATCACCCCATCAACAATAGTTGATGGTAACATTGGGCCTGATGCTGTTCATCTACTTGCTATAAAGGAG GGAAACTATGGAGTGGAGAAAGGTTCAACTGTCTATGGGTTTGCTTTTGTTGATTGTGCtgctttaaaattttgggTTGGTTCCATCAGCGATGATAGTACTTGTGCTGCTCTGGGAGCTCTATTGATGCAA GTGTCTCCTAAGGAAGTCGTATATGAAAGTGCAG GGCTGCCCAGAGAAGCCCATAAAGCACTCAAAAAGTACTCATTTACTG GATCTACAGCAGTTCAACTGAGTCCTGCACTTTCAGTCACTGATTTTTTGGATGCCTCTGAAGTTAGAAATATGATTCAGTCAAATGGGTACTTTAAAGGGTCACTTAATTCATATATTAATGCTCTTGATGGTGTAATGCACCCTGATGTTGCATTGTGTGCACTTGGTGGATTAGTCAGTCATCTATCACGATTGATG CTGGATGACATTTTAAGGAGTGGAGAGGTTTTACCCTACCAAGTTTACCAAGGTTGCCTCAGAATTGATGGACAGACACTTGTAAATCTTGAGATTTTCAATAATAGTGCCGATGGTGGTTCTTCAG GTACATTGTACAAGTATCTTGATTACTGTGTGACCTCATCTGGTAAGCGGCTTTTGAGGAGCTGGATTTGCCATCCTCTGAAAGATGTTGACAGCATTAACAACAGGCTAGATGTGGTTGAAGAATTAATGTCACATTCAGAAAAAATGTTACTCATTGCTCAATATCTTCGCAAACTTCCAGACTTAGAAAGGCTAATTGGACGTGTTAAGGCTAGCATTCAATCATCAgcttctcttgttcttcccATGATAggcaaaaaattattgaaacaacTG GTGAAAGCTTTTGGGACTCTTGTCAAAGGTCTCAGGATTGGAATGGATTTGTTAAAACTATTACAAAAGGATGCAGATATGGTATCTCTATTATCAAAAGTTTTTAAGCTTCCAATGCTAAGTGGCACTAATGGGCTTGATGAATTCCTTGGTCAATTTGAAGCAGCCATAGATAGTGACTTCCCAAATTACCAG AACCATGATTTAACAGATACGGATGCTGAAACGCTTTCTATACtgattgaattatttattgaaaaagcCGCTCAATGGTCTCAAGTCATTCATGCCCTAAACTGCATTGATGTACTAAGATCTTTTGCAGTAACTGCAAGTCTTTCATTTGGGGCTATGGCAAGGCCTCTTGTGTTGCCACAATCAAAAACTGTAACTTTGAACCAAGAAACAGGAGGACCAATACTTGAAATTAAAGGGCTTTGGCATCCGTTTGCCCTTGGGGAGAATGGGGGACTGCCTGTCCCAAATGACATTTTCGTGGGTGAGGATGTAAATGCCTATCATCCCCGTGCTTTGCTATTGACTGGACCAAATATGGGTGGAAAATCGACTCTCTTACGAGCTACTTGTCTGGCTGTTATACTGGCCCAg CTGGGCAGTTATGTACCCTGCGAGACATGTGTTCTCTCTCTTGTGGACATAATCTTTACGAGGCTTGGTGCTACTGATCGAATCATGACTGGCGAGA GTACCTTCCTCGTGGAGTGCACGGAAACAGCATCAGTTCTTCAAAATGCTACCCAAGATTCTCTCGTTCTTCTTGATGAACTGGGTCGAGGAACAAGCACTTTTGATGGATATGCTATTGCATATGCA GTGTTCCGCCATCTTGTTGAAAAGGTTCACTGTCGGCTATTATTTGCAACACACTACCATCCCCTCACTAAGGAGTTTGCATCTCATCCACACGTTACTCTGCAACACATGGCCTGCTCCTTTAAATTGAAGTCTGAAAGCTGTTCTAAAGGTGAGCAGGAGCTGGTTTTCCTATATCGGCTTACCAATGGACCATGCCCAGAGAGCTATGGTTTGCAAGTTGCAATCATGGCTGGGATTCCGGAACATGTAGTGGACGCTGCCTCAGGGGCTGCACAAGTAATGAAAAGATCCGTTGGAGAAAGTTTTAGGGCAAGTGAACAGAGATCAGAATTCTCAACCCTCCATGAAGAGTGGTTGAAGACCCTAGTAAATGTCTCGCAGGTTGGTAATCGTAACTTGGATGAGGGTGATGCTTATGATACCTTGTTTTGCTTGTGGCATGAACTAAAAAATGCATATAGAGCTTTCAGCTAA
- the LOC18588627 gene encoding ARF guanine-nucleotide exchange factor GNL2 yields the protein MEEEQNRCPSCGEKKKDTGKSRRKELGLSCMLNTEVGAVLAVIRRPIDPTAQFISPQEEHYDSSIQQPLKSLRGLIFNPHQEWRTTDPCIYLSPFLDVIQSDDIPAAATGVALSAILKILKLEIFDEKTPGAKEAINFVVSGITSCRLEKTDPVSEDAVMMKILQVLTGILRHDASVLLTDQAVCTIVNTCFQVVQQSVTRGDLLQRSARYTMHELIQIIFSRLPDAGDNEGENSESETEDIDENPGYGTRCGVDIFQFLCSLLNVVEVVENDGSTWHTADEDVQLFALVLINCAIELSGDGIGKHPKLLRMIQDDLFHHLIHYGTCSSPLVLSMICSTVLNIYHFLRRFIRLQLEAFFSYVLLKVAALGASLQLQEVALEGIINFFRQPTFVIEAYVNYDCDPICRNLFEEVVKLLCKHAFPGTGPMTTLQVQAFEGLVIMIHNISDNIDKEDDSSISEPYPIEITEYRPFWVDKPKDDLATWVEYIRVRKAQKKKILIAGNHYNRDEKKGLEYLKHCQLVSDPPNPKAFAFFFRFTPGLDKNMIGEYLGDPDDFHVEVLKEFTGAFEFKGMILDSALRTYLETFRLPGESQKIQRILEVFSERFFDQQSSDIFVAKDSVFVLCYSLIMLNTDQHNPQVKKKMTEEEFIRNNRLINGGQDLPREYLSELFDSISNHAITLFGQSGAVEMNPSRWVELMNRAKLMQSYVLCDFDRRLGRDMFACVAGPTIAALSAFFEHADEDEMLHECIEGLISVATIAQFGLADTLDELVASFCRFTTLLNPYASAEETLFAFSNDMKPRMATLAVFTIANNFGESIRGGWRNIVDCLLKLKRIKLLPQSVIEFDVASTSSSDATEAFKSESGVIFPNHDPKFSKRQTSGMVSRFSHFLSIDSMEESISLGMSEFEQNLKIIKQCRIGSIFGNSSNLPIEALLNLGRSLIFAAAGKGQKFSTPIEEEETAGFCWDLIIAISLSNIHRFQVYWPSFHDYLLAVAQLPLFSPIPFAEKAMVGLFKVCLKLLASYHVDKIPEELIFKSINLMLDKEVLDMCCEYIMQSVSKILIEYPANLQTQLGWKSTLHLLQVAGRHPETYDQAVETFIMLMSDAFHISRINYAFCIDCAFGFIALRNSPVEKNLKILDLMSDSVNWLIQWYKTAHSDPGSSYSVASNTSTSSWEDNSKAIGSSNFTVNLFIKLGEALRKSSLARREEIRNCAVASLKRGFQLAEELEFSSTSCINCFNLVIFAMVDDQHEKMIEYSRRENAEREMRSMEGTLKISMELLTDVYLQYLKVIAENPGFRTFWLGILRRMDTCMKADLGEYGETNLQEVVPDLLRKMIRNMQEKEILVPKDGDDLWEITYIQIQWIAPSLKEELFPDEF from the exons atggaagaagaacaaaacagGTGCCCGTCATGCggtgagaagaagaaagacacGGGCAAATCCAGAAGGAAAGAGCTAGGACtctcttgcatgttgaacacCGAGGTAGGGGCTGTCCTAGCCGTGATCAGGCGGCCCATAGACCCCACCGCTCAATTCATCTCTCCCCAGGAAGAGCATTATGACTCTTCAATTCAACAACCCTTAAAATCCTTGCGGGGTCTCATTTTCAATCCCCATCAAGAATGGCGAACCACCGATCCTTGTATATATCTCTCCCCATTCCTTGATGTTATACAAAGTGATGACATTCCAGCTGCAGCCACGGGAGTGGCCCTGTCGGCAATTTTGAAGATTCTTAAACTCGAAATATTCGATGAGAAAACCCCTGGTGCAAAAGAAGCTATAAATTTTGTTGTTTCTGGGATCACAAGCTGTCGCCTGGAGAAAACAGACCCGGTTTCTGAGGATGCTGTCATGATGAAGATTTTACAGGTTTTGACAGGGATCCTGAGACATGATGCTTCAGTTTTGCTCACGGATCAGGCGGTTTGTACTATTGTCAATACTTGTTTTCAGGTTGTTCAACAATCTGTAACCAGAGGAGATTTGCTTCAACGCAGCGCGCGGTATACGATGCATGAGTTGATTCAGATCATCTTTTCGCGATTACCTGACGCTGGGGATAACGAAGGGGAGAATTCAGAATCTGAAACTGAAGACATAGATGAAAATCCAGGGTATGGAACACGTTGTGGGGTTGatatttttcagtttttatgTTCTTTGCTGAATGTGGTGGAAGTTGTGGAGAACGACGGTTCAACATGGCATACGGCTGACGAAGATGTTCAACTTTTCGCATTGGTTTTGATTAATTGTGCTATAGAATTGAGTGGTGATGGAATTGGAAAGCATCCAAAGCTTTTGAGGATGATCCAGGATGATTTATTTCACCATTTGATCCATTATGGGACTTGTTCGAGCCCACTTGTGCTTTCCATGATTTGCAGTACCGTCTTGAACATCTATCACTTCCTTCGCAG GTTCATACGCCTTCAACTAGAGGCTTTCTTCTCGTACGTGTTGTTGAAAGTTGCAGCTCTAGGAGCTTCTTTGCAACTTCAGGAGGTGGCACTGGAAGGAATTATAAATTTCTTCAGGCAACCAACGTTTGTAATTGAAGCTTATGTAAACTATGATTGTGACCCCATTTGCCGAAATTTATTTGAGGAGGTCGTGAAATTGCTGTGCAAGCACGCCTTTCCAGGGACTGGTCCTATGACAACTTTGCAAGTCCAAGCTTTTGAAGGACTGGTTATCATGATTCACAACATTTCTGATAACATTGACAAAGAAGATGATTCAAGCATCTCAGAGCCATACCCCATCGAAATTACCGAGTATAGACCCTTTTGGGTAGATAAACCAAAAGACGATTTAGCAACTTGGGTGGAGTATATAAGGGTAAGGAAAgcacaaaagaagaagatattGATTGCTGGGAACCATTATAATCGAGATGAAAAGAAAGGCTTGGAGTACTTGAAACATTGTCAGTTGGTGTCTGATCCTCCAAATCCAAAAGCTTTTGCGTTCTTCTTCCGTTTCACTCCGGGGCTGGACAAGAACATGATAGGAGAATATCTTGGGGACCCTGATGACTTCCACGTTGAAGTTCTTAAAGAATTCACAGGAGCCTTTGAATTTAAAGGCATGATTCTTGATTCTGCTCTTCGAACTTACCTTGAGACATTCCGGCTCCCAGGAGAGTCCCAGAAAATTCAGAGAATCCTAGAAGTTTTCTCAGAGAGATTTTTTGATCAGCAATCGTCGGATATTTTTGTGGCTAAGGATTCGGTGTTCGTTCTTTGCTATTCTCTCATTATGCTCAATACCGATCAACACAATCCACAAGTCAAGAAAAAGATGACAGAGGAAGAGTTTATAAGGAACAATAGATTAATTAATGGAGGGCAGGATCTCCCTAGAGAATACCTCTCCGAGCTTTTTGACTCCATCTCAAATCATGCAATCACGCTCTTTGGTCAATCTGGTGCAGTAGAAATGAACCCAAGCAGATGGGTTGAGTTGATGAACAGAGCCAAATTAATGCAATCATATGTCCTTTGTGATTTTGATCGTCGCCTGGGAAGAGATATGTTTGCTTGTGTTGCTGGCCCAACAATTGCAGCTCTTTCTGCATTCTTTGAGCATGCTGATGAAGATGAAATGCTCCATGAATGCATTGAAGGACTGATTTCTGTAGCTACGATAGCTCAGTTTGGACTGGCAGACACGCTGGATGAGCTGGTTGCCTCGTTCTGCAGATTTACAACACTTTTAAACCCTTATGCTTCTGCAGAAGAAACCTTGTTTGCATTCAGCAATGATATGAAACCAAGAATGGCTACTCTTGCAGTTTTTACTATAGCAAACAACTTCGGAGAGTCAATTAGAGGGGGTTGGAGAAACATTGTAGACTGCCTGTTGAAACTCAAAAGGATTAAGCTACTTCCCCAATCTGTGATTGAATTTGATGTTGCGTCCACTTCTTCATCTGATGCCACAGAAGCCTTCAAGTCTGAGTCAGGAGTAATTTTTCCTAATCATGATCCTAAATTCTCCAAGCGCCAGACTTCGGGCATGGTTAGTCGATTCTCTCATTTTCTATCAATAGATAGCATGGAAGAGTCGATATCTCTGGGCATGAGTGAATTTGAACAGAATCTGAAGATTATCAAACAGTGCCGAATCGGGAGTATATTTGGCAACAGTTCTAACTTGCCTATTGAGGCATTGCTGAATCTTGGGCGTTCTCTGATATTTGCAGCTGCTGGTAAAGGCCAAAAGTTTAGCACACcaattgaagaagaagaaactgcTGGCTTCTGTTGGGATTTGATCATCGCCATTTCTTTGTCCAACATTCACAGGTTCCAGGTGTATTGGCCTTCTTTCCATGATTATTTGCTAGCAGTCGCTCAACTTCCTCTATTTTCCCCGATCCCATTTGCAGAAAAAGCCATGGTAGGCCTTTTCAAAGTCTGTCTCAAGCTTCTAGCTTCATACCATGTAGATAAAATTCCAGAGGAGCTCATTTTTAAGTCCATAAATTTGATGTTAGATAAAGAAGTTCTTGACATGTGTTGTGAGTACATAATGCAGTCAGTGAGCAAGATTCTCATAGAATACCCAGCAAATTTGCAGACTCAACTGGGATGGAAATCAACCCTTCATTTGCTACAAGTCGCAGGCCGACACCCAGAAACCTATGATCAGGCAGTTGAGACTTTCATCATGTTGATGTCTGATGCCTTCCATATATCACGGATAAATTATGCCTTCTGTATTGATTGTGCATTTGGTTTTATTGCCCTTAGGAACAGTCCTGTTGAGAAGAACTTGAAGATCCTTGATCTAATGTCAGATTCAGTGAATTGGCTAATCCAATGGTATAAAACTGCTCACTCGGATCCAGGAAGTAGTTATAGTGTTGCAAGCAATACTAGTACTTCTTCATGGGAGGATAACTCAAAAGCCATAGGGTCTAGTAACTTTACCGtgaatttatttatcaaaCTAGGGGAAGCCCTTAGAAAGAGCAGCTTAGCACGGCGAGAAGAGATAAGAAACTGTGCAGTTGCATCTCTTAAGAGAGGCTTTCAATTGGCTGAAGAACTGGAATTTTCGTCGACCAGTTGTATCAACTGCTTTAACCTTGTCATATTTGCAATGGTTGATGATCAGCATGAAAAGATGATTGAATATTCGAGGCGTGAAAATGCAGAAAGGGAGATGAGAAGTATGGAAGGGACTCTTAAGATTTCAATGGAGCTCTTGACAGATGTGTACTTACAATACCTAAAAGTGATTGCAGAGAATCCGGGGTTTAGGACTTTCTGGTTAGGCATTCTCAGACGAATGGATACATGTATGAAAGCTGACTTGGGAGAATATGGTGAAACAAATTTGCAGGAAGTTGTGCCAGACCTGTTGAGGAAGATGATCAGAAACATGCAAGAGAAAGAGATTTTAGTGCCCAAGGATGGTGATGATCTATGGGAAATTACCTACATTCAGATACAATGGATAGCTCCTTCACTCAAGGAGGAGCTGTTTCCTGATGAATTTTGA
- the LOC18588624 gene encoding aldehyde dehydrogenase family 2 member C4 isoform X1: MAKYCNGSSDQSESFDRIPPIQFTKLFINGKFVDSISGKTFEAVDPRTGEVITRIAEGDAEDIDLAVGAARHAFDHGPWPRLSGFERGRIMMKFADLIEENIEEIAALDTINVGKLYAHGKVLDVPGAARTLRYFAGAADKIHGTVLKLSKGLQGYTLREPIGVVGHIIPWNFPTVMFFMKVAPALASGCTMVVKPAEQSPLSALYHAHLAKLAGIPDGVINVVNGFGETAGAAISAHMDIDKVSFTGSTEVGRKIMAAAAASNLKPVSLELGGKSPLLIFDDADINEAVNIAFGGMFFNKGEICVASSRVYVQEGIYEKFVNKLVEKAKSSVVGDPFDPRVHQGPQVDKKQFEKILSYVEHGKREGATLLTGGKRVGQKGYYIEPTIFADVKDDMIIAKEEIFGPVMSLMKFKTMEEAIKRANNTTYGLAAGIITKDLNVANTVSRSIRAGIIWINCYIAFDVDCPYGGYKMSGFGRDYGVEALNQYHQIKSVVTPIHDSPWH, encoded by the exons ATGGCGAAATACTGCAACGGAAGTTCTGACCAATCTGAATCTTTTGACAGGATTCCACCAATACAATTCACGAAGCTCTTTATCAACGGCAAGTTCGTTGATTCGATTTCAG GGAAAACGTTCGAGGCGGTTGATCCAAGAACAGGGGAGGTGATAACAAGAATTGCAGAAGGAGATGCAGAGGACATTGATTTGGCTGTTGGGGCTGCACGTCACGCATTTGACCATGGCCCTTGGCCTCGCTTGTCTGGCTTT GAGCGAGGAAGGATCATGATGAAGTTCGCAGACTTAATTGAAGAAAACATAGAAGAAATAGCTGCGTTGGATACCATTAACGTGGGCAAGCTGTATGCTCATGGCAAGGTCTTGGATGTCCCAGGTGCAGCAAGGACTCTGCGTTACTTTGCAGGTGCAGCCGATAAAATTCATGGGACAGTTTTAAAATTGTCAAAGGGGCTTCAGGGCTACACTCTCAGGGAACCCATAGGAGTAGTCGGACATATAATTCCCTGGAATTTTCCCACCGTTATGTTTTTCATGAAGGTTGCCCCCGCATTAGCCTCAGGTTGCACCATGGTTGTCAAGCCAGCTGAGCAGAGTCCTCTTTCAGCTCTTTACCATGCTCATCTTGCTAAGCTG GCTGGCATCCCTGACGGAGTGATCAATGTTGTAAATGGATTTGGAGAGACTGCTGGAGCTGCCATTAGCGCTCATATGGACATTGATAAA GTGAGTTTTACGGGGTCTACAGAAGTTGGACGTAAGATAATGGCAGCAGCAGCCGCAAGCAATCTGAAACCGGTGTCGTTAGAGTTGGGAGGCAAATCTCCTCtattaatatttgatgatGCTGATATTAACGAGGCAGTAAATATTGCTTTCGGTGGCATGTTTTTTAACAAA GGAGAAATCTGCGTGGCAAGTTCTCGTGTTTATGTTCAAGAAGGTATATATGAAAAGTTTGTGAATAAGTTGGTGGAGAAGGCGAAGTCATCAGTTGTCGGGGACCCTTTTGACCCTCGAGTTCATCAAGGACCCCAG GTTGATAAGAAGCAATTCGAGAAAATTCTCTCTTATGTTGAGCATGGCAAAAGAGAAGGAGCTACTTTGCTAACAGGGGGTAAGCGTGTGGGCCAGAAGGGATACTACATCGAGCCCACGATATTTGCAGATGTTAAG GATGACATGATCATAGCCAAGGAAGAAATTTTTGGACCTGTAATGTCATTGATGAAGTTCAA AACCATGGAAGAGGCTATCAAGAGGGCAAATAACACAACTTATGGCCTGGCAGCTGGGATTATAACCAAGGACCTGAACGTGGCGAACACCGTCTCGAGATCGATCCGTGCCGGCATCATCTGGATCAATTGTTACATTGCGTTTGATGTGGATTGCCCCTACGGAGGATACAAGATGAGCGGCTTCGGAAGGGATTATGGAGTGGAAGCCCTTAACCAGTATCACCAAATCAAGTCCGTTGTGACTCCCATTCACGATTCTCCCTGGCACTAA
- the LOC18588624 gene encoding aldehyde dehydrogenase family 2 member C4 isoform X2 produces MMKFADLIEENIEEIAALDTINVGKLYAHGKVLDVPGAARTLRYFAGAADKIHGTVLKLSKGLQGYTLREPIGVVGHIIPWNFPTVMFFMKVAPALASGCTMVVKPAEQSPLSALYHAHLAKLAGIPDGVINVVNGFGETAGAAISAHMDIDKVSFTGSTEVGRKIMAAAAASNLKPVSLELGGKSPLLIFDDADINEAVNIAFGGMFFNKGEICVASSRVYVQEGIYEKFVNKLVEKAKSSVVGDPFDPRVHQGPQVDKKQFEKILSYVEHGKREGATLLTGGKRVGQKGYYIEPTIFADVKDDMIIAKEEIFGPVMSLMKFKTMEEAIKRANNTTYGLAAGIITKDLNVANTVSRSIRAGIIWINCYIAFDVDCPYGGYKMSGFGRDYGVEALNQYHQIKSVVTPIHDSPWH; encoded by the exons ATGATGAAGTTCGCAGACTTAATTGAAGAAAACATAGAAGAAATAGCTGCGTTGGATACCATTAACGTGGGCAAGCTGTATGCTCATGGCAAGGTCTTGGATGTCCCAGGTGCAGCAAGGACTCTGCGTTACTTTGCAGGTGCAGCCGATAAAATTCATGGGACAGTTTTAAAATTGTCAAAGGGGCTTCAGGGCTACACTCTCAGGGAACCCATAGGAGTAGTCGGACATATAATTCCCTGGAATTTTCCCACCGTTATGTTTTTCATGAAGGTTGCCCCCGCATTAGCCTCAGGTTGCACCATGGTTGTCAAGCCAGCTGAGCAGAGTCCTCTTTCAGCTCTTTACCATGCTCATCTTGCTAAGCTG GCTGGCATCCCTGACGGAGTGATCAATGTTGTAAATGGATTTGGAGAGACTGCTGGAGCTGCCATTAGCGCTCATATGGACATTGATAAA GTGAGTTTTACGGGGTCTACAGAAGTTGGACGTAAGATAATGGCAGCAGCAGCCGCAAGCAATCTGAAACCGGTGTCGTTAGAGTTGGGAGGCAAATCTCCTCtattaatatttgatgatGCTGATATTAACGAGGCAGTAAATATTGCTTTCGGTGGCATGTTTTTTAACAAA GGAGAAATCTGCGTGGCAAGTTCTCGTGTTTATGTTCAAGAAGGTATATATGAAAAGTTTGTGAATAAGTTGGTGGAGAAGGCGAAGTCATCAGTTGTCGGGGACCCTTTTGACCCTCGAGTTCATCAAGGACCCCAG GTTGATAAGAAGCAATTCGAGAAAATTCTCTCTTATGTTGAGCATGGCAAAAGAGAAGGAGCTACTTTGCTAACAGGGGGTAAGCGTGTGGGCCAGAAGGGATACTACATCGAGCCCACGATATTTGCAGATGTTAAG GATGACATGATCATAGCCAAGGAAGAAATTTTTGGACCTGTAATGTCATTGATGAAGTTCAA AACCATGGAAGAGGCTATCAAGAGGGCAAATAACACAACTTATGGCCTGGCAGCTGGGATTATAACCAAGGACCTGAACGTGGCGAACACCGTCTCGAGATCGATCCGTGCCGGCATCATCTGGATCAATTGTTACATTGCGTTTGATGTGGATTGCCCCTACGGAGGATACAAGATGAGCGGCTTCGGAAGGGATTATGGAGTGGAAGCCCTTAACCAGTATCACCAAATCAAGTCCGTTGTGACTCCCATTCACGATTCTCCCTGGCACTAA